The following nucleotide sequence is from Aspergillus nidulans FGSC A4 chromosome I.
tggTTGCATCATTAGAGCCAGATGCCAGTAGCCGACCGTCTGGTGAGAAGACCAATGGCAGAACCCAATTTGAATGGCCCCCTAAAGTGTGCTTGAGGCCACAAGTGGCAGAATCCCAGAGTTTGATGGTCTTCTCAGCAGACCCAGATGCCAGGAGCTGACCATCTGGTGAAAAAGCTACAGACAGAACCCAATCTGAATGGCCCTCTATCGTGTGCTTGAGACTGCCAATGGCAGgattccagagcttggtCTTATTTTCAGAGCAGATGCCAGGACCTGGCCATTTGGTGAAAAGGCCACCGATTCAACCCTATCTGAATGGCCCTCCATAGTATGCTTGAGGCTATCGCTGGCAGAattccagagcttgatggTTGTATCACTAGAGCCAGatgccagcagctggccattcggtgagaaggccactgACTGTACTGAACTTGAATGGCCCTCCAACGTCTGTTTGAGACCACCGCTGGCAGGatcccagagcttgatggTTGTATCATTAGAGCCAGATGCCAGTAGCCGGCCGTCTGGTGAGAAGGTAACTGTTTCAATCCAATCTGAATGGCCCTCTAGAGTTTGTAGTTCAGGACCCCAATTGTCTTCGACTTTGGGCCTCTAGATAACCAATCAGGAAGCTCTTTTCCAAACTTTCTCCTAGCTGTCAACGCTGCTGGCGCGAAGACCAATCCAGAAGCATAGAGTTGAAGAGGCACAGTATTTGCTATGTGACTATTTTTCAAAACAAACCGCTTTCTATCGTGCAGTATTCTCAATATGGGATGATTTTTGCCCTATCAAAGCTTAGCAACAATCATAAGGTGATATTTCTGACTCACTTGTAAAGTAGACTGCAGAGTATTGATACAATCCACAATGTCTGTTATAATACCTAAGATGCTCATTACTTCTGCCCAGTGAAGGAAATGGACTTCAAGAAATGCCAAAATAGTATCAGCCTGCGTCTCTGGATCCTTGCTTTGTGCCAAATGGTAGGTCCAATAGCGGCAGGAATACTGCAGCTCTGGTGGCAAATAATGACCAACAGAATATGTATCAATATCTCTGCGCCAGTTCCATAGCTTTTAAGGTTGCAtatgttcttcttcaacatttTGCGCATGATATTAAGACAGTAATCAGTCAGCCTTTGATGTGTCTGCTTTTCGTCAACCCAGATTAGGGATCTTTCGCGCGTTCtaggatgaagaagaaattccCGGAATGAGAGATGGAAAATTCTGACTGGCATTATATCATCGTTGGTAAGTTAAGAACTGAGTGCAATGGGTTCAATCTGGCTTTAACTGAAGATAGTTCAATATTCATCAGCTTGGCAAGAGCAACAGCTGAGAGTGGCGTCTCGAGAAGGATAATCACACCAACAAGCTCTTGGGTTTCATGAGTCAGCTTGCATCGTCTTTCTTCGTCATAGTTGGAAAGGAGTCTGATGAATACTGGAAGATATGTTCCATCTAATTGAGACTCTTGGTTCTGATTTTTAAGGATTTCAGTGAGACATTGCTCCGGGTCCAGATTATGATCCTCGAACAGACGGCACATGGTGGCAGCAACAATGAAGAGTGGAACCGACATCGTAAGCAGAGCCTGAAAATTGGTTTTCCCTGGCCATTCTGCTGACAGAGACCGTTCTCTCCGAATCATAGCGAATTTGTGCTCAAGGAACAAGGATATGTCATGTTCTATTATCGGCTTAGGTATCTCATGGAGAATCAGATCCTGATAATGACTTCCGACATCTCTGAAGCCGAGCCGTATTGGTAGCTCAGGCCTGCTTGTGACAAAGATTCGCAGGCGTACTGACCTGCACATCTGCACTTGTGGTAGCAGTTGAAGGATAGTTCGGATGTGATTGTCACCCTCACATTcgtccagcgcatcaatCACAATCACCAAGGTTGGGACTTAAGAGTTCATGTTTTCTTTCCAATAGAAGACGTAGAACTAGCATTTTAAACTGGTCCCTAAGCGACTTTGCTGATATTCTGGGATCGTTCTGTAATGCCCTTTTGACGACAGGTAAAAGCTCTGGAATCTTGGTGAAAAGTTGCCTTGTGATTGTTGAAAAGAACCTAGTTGCATTTCCACGGTCCCCTTCACCTcgtctgaagaagaagcttgctcCTAATATTCACATTTTCTGGAATGATCGGGCAATAGTTCGAGATATAGTGGACTTTCCAG
It contains:
- a CDS encoding WD40 repeat domain-containing protein (transcript_id=CADANIAT00006594); translated protein: MSILGIITDIVDCINTLQSTLQRPKVEDNWGPELQTLEGHSDWIETVTFSPDGRLLASGSNDTTIKLWDPASGGLKQTLEGHSSSVQSVAFSPNGQLLASGSSDTTIKLWNSASDSLKHTMEGHSDRVESVAFSPNGQLWNPAIGSLKHTIEGHSDWVLSVAFSPDGQLLASGSAEKTIKLWDSATCGLKHTLGGHSNWVLPLVFSPDGRLLASGSNDATIKLWDPPSGSLKHTLEGHSNKIESLAFSPNGQLLASGSSDATIKLWDTATGSFRHTLKGHSDMVLSVVFSPDSQLLESGSGDNTIKLWDPATGILKHSMRTPGIVRSIEFSIELPQLITNLGTFSIQAWHTGYPSRSSGKKTAVSVQRNRWVAIQGQKELWIPPEYQPISSAVQDSSIALGCKNGQIIYRHTVELRILSEQTSIVWRKDSKPNT